ACTGCCAGTACTAGAATGTATTTTTTCCTGAACATTTTATCTCCTCAAATGTCTCATTTAAGTACTGGTCTGATTTCCAGAATCTGTGGACTCATTTCCTATTCCTTCATCAGAGCTGTTGTTGCCATCGTCGTAGGTGTAGTTACCACTTCCTTCGTAACCGGATGAAGAATTGTCCGAGGAATTATAGTTTGTCTCGTTATTGGAAGTTTCGTTGTCGTATGAATCATCTTCCGTTTCATCGTCTGATTCTTCTACTTCTTCTTCTTCTTCTTCTTCTTCTTCAGATTCCTCTTCCTCCTCATCTTCATCAGGCACAGCCCATGAACTTTCTGCCCCGTTCACTTCATAGCTTCCGTCTCCGGAAAGCATGGCGGTACCTTTTCCGTCCGCTTCGAGGGATATGTCCGTTCCGCGTATCATTACAGTAAGGCGGCTGCCCTCAATTGTCACATCTCCTGTCAGGTTGTGGTAGACAAAAGCCCTGTTGTTGTATTCACTGTTACCTGAATCAACGTTCGATGATGCAAAACTTGCATCAGTGGTGTTGATATCCGCATCCTGTGCCATATCCTTAATCACGAGCATGGAATCATTTGCCGTAAAGTTCAGTGTGAAGTTACCGGAAATGACTGCTGTTCCGTCACCTTCTGCATTGAGGGCACCATCTCCTGTCAGGACAACGAGTCCTTCACGGTTCTGTTTGAGTGCCTGGAGCATTTTCTTGAGAATGGCGTTGGCATCTTTTATACTCTCTCCTGCCTGGTTCATGTTGCGTATGATCTCTTCCTGGTCCTCACCACCGGAATATGCTTCTCGTGCCTGTTCCTGGTATTGTTTTGCTTCGTCAATGAGTGCATTGTAGTCCTCAAGCATTGCTTCGAGTTCACTCACATCTTCGCCGTTCTGCTCCATACGCTTGATCTCGTTCTCAAGGCGGAGGGCCATGGCCTCGGATGTCCTTATAACTGCATTTAGCCTGTTGTTGACAGATCTTGCTTTTGTGACTGTTTTTTCCTTGCGGGCATCCTTCCAGATATCCCTGATATCCTTTGCGGATTCGGCAAGTTCGGCCCTTGTGCTTGCAGCGGCAATATCTTCCTTTTCAGCGTTCAGCGCTTCTATATATTCCTCATCATCAAGTGATTCGATCATCACATCGATTGTGCTGTTGAGATATTCCTTGGTTGCATTGATGGCTTCCGCTGTATCGAGGTTCTTGTTGTTTGCCTTGATCTTCAGGAACTTATCCTTGGTCTGTCCGTAGTTTGCTTTTGCGCTATTGTTATTATTACCACGGTTTTCGAATGCATTGCGAGGTGCATCCTCAGTTGCATTTACCCTGTCCCTGTCGCGTATCTTATCACCGGTACCGGCATCATCATCATTATCTTCAGAACTGTCATCACTATCTGAATCTGTATTCTGACCACTGTTTCCATATATTCCCTTTTTCTGCCCGTTATCCGAGTCAGCGATTGCCACAGCCGGAATAACACTTACCAGCATCAACACAATGGCAATATATGCAAAAATTTTCATTCCCATGTTTTTCATCTTTTCAACCTCTTCTGTGTTTCTCTCTCCAATGTTTTAATATAATAGGGGTTAGGGGGGCTAACCCCTATATTTATTTAGTCCAGGCATGAACCGTCACGCAGGCGATCACAATCACCGTACCCTTTCTGTTCAGAAGGTCCTGAAGCTGTTGCAACGACGGTTTCATAATCTTCCTGGCACGAGCCATCACGATCAGGTGTTCCGTCGCAATCATCATTACAAGATCTGTCTTTCAGGCGATCTCTGTCCTGGTCACCCGGTGTTTCTGCCGTATCGGCTGACAGGGAAACAGAACTTGTGCATGATCCATCACGCAACTGGTCTTTATCCTGATCTTTTAACTGGTCCTGTATACGGTCTCCGGCAGCAAAAGCTGTTGCTGTGAATATGCTTCCTACTAAGAGTGCAACAGCAACATATGCTATTAATTTCTGTCCGATTCTCATCTATTTTACCTCAATCATATTTCAATTGTTTATTCCCGTGCATTTGCAGTCCCGGAATATAATCCTGAGGACTTGCGCCTGCAATTCTTCCTTGATCAGATGAGCATATAAGCATACTTTACTTTAGACAATTATTTCATACTTGATACTTCGATTTCAAGCCTTATAAGGCCTTATTTTACTTGATAATACTTTAATTGGCTTTATTTTCTTGGCTTTGAGAAACTATTATATGCATGTAATGAATAAATATACAGTCTGTGTCGATACAAAAAAAGCAATATTTTCTGTTCTTTTTAATTCTCATTTCAATTATATCTATTACCGGAGCTCAGGAAATGGCAACGGTGCATGGTGCGATCTATGAATGGGATACATTCCAACCACTGGAAAATGTCATCGTGGAGGTAAATTCAACCCCACCCCAGTCAATGGTTGCAAGGTATGGTATATATTCATTCAATCTGGCTCCCGGAAACTATGTGATATCTGCCAGTTACTATCAGAATTCAACCCTGGTTCACTATACGGAGGAAGAGATCACGATAACCAATGATGGGGACTACGTGATAGACATAATTTTCCTTCCCACCTATTATGAAGAAGAGGAGCTTAACGGAACAGAGTTTGATGAACTTGATGAGCTTGCCGACCTTGCAGAGAACGACGATCAGGATAACAGTATCCTGTCATCTACGCTGATATATGTCCTTGCAGCTCTGGCTATGACAGTTGCAGGGGCATATGTGCTGTCAAGAAGAAAAACAGACGGTAACGGTGGAAATGCGCATGAGGGAAGTGACCACTTCGAGGGCAGTGACCTTGCAGCTTTTTCAGATGAACTTGCGGATCTGCCTGATGACCTTCGGGAAGTTGTGGATATTATTGCAGGCAATGGGGGACGTATCAAGCAGAAGGACCTGAGGGACCGGCTCAGACATTCCGAAGCAAAGGTAAGTCTCATGGTGTCCGATCTTGAGGACCGTGGTATTATCCGTAAATTCAAAAAAGGCCGTGGCAATGTTATAATCCTTGAAGGCTCTGATCATACAAACCAAAATGTATAACTGTATCTAATGAGTATGGGTAGCAAATTACTGAATTTAGTTAAACCTATACACGAGGGTATATATGCGAGTTTCAATGGACCTTGAGTTACAAGATATCCCCGGCCAATTACTGCTTGCGCTAAAACCGATTTCCGATTTTAAAGGTAATCTGATCTCCGTGGTTCACCATCACGAAAAGAAAACACCCCGCGGAACAATTCCCGTTCAGGTGCAGTTTGAGATCAAATCCGATCACCTTGAGGATCTGGTAGCCGACCTTGAGGAAAGGGGTGTCCGTGTAGTAAGCATGGATGAGAAACGATTCCTGGAACACGGTGCTGTTATACTGATCGGTCACATCGTGCACACCGATATACAGGACACCATCGATCAGATCGATAATACGGGCTACGCCGAGGTAGTTGATCTTAACCTGTCCATGCCTAAGATCAATATGCCATCGTCGGCTTCGCTGAAAATAGATGCTGTGAGCAAAAAGGAATTACAGGCTGTGATCGACCTGCTCAAGTATATTGCCAAAGAGAAGGACTTGCTGGTAATAGAACCTGTAGAGAGCCAGTTGAGGTTGATGGAATGAAAACGATACGTGCATCATTGATAGGATTCGGTGCTGTAGGTCAGGGTGTCGCAAAGGTCCTGCTTGCTAAGAAAGATTACCTGCAAAGCATAGGTATAGACCTCAGGATAGTTGCGATAGCTGACTCCAGAACTGCTGTAATTGACAGTGAAGGTGTGAATCTGGCTGCAGTCCTTGATTCTAAAAAGAAAAAAGGTGTAGTGGGTTCCGAGAAGATCAGCGGTACTGATATTATAAAGACCATCGATCATGAACTTGTGATCGAGACCACTCCTACAAACATCGATGACGGAGGCGTGGGTCTTACCAATATGCTTGCAGCGTTTGAGAAAGGAATGGATGTGGTTACATCCA
The window above is part of the Methanolobus zinderi genome. Proteins encoded here:
- a CDS encoding helix-turn-helix transcriptional regulator encodes the protein MATVHGAIYEWDTFQPLENVIVEVNSTPPQSMVARYGIYSFNLAPGNYVISASYYQNSTLVHYTEEEITITNDGDYVIDIIFLPTYYEEEELNGTEFDELDELADLAENDDQDNSILSSTLIYVLAALAMTVAGAYVLSRRKTDGNGGNAHEGSDHFEGSDLAAFSDELADLPDDLREVVDIIAGNGGRIKQKDLRDRLRHSEAKVSLMVSDLEDRGIIRKFKKGRGNVIILEGSDHTNQNV
- a CDS encoding amino acid-binding protein; protein product: MRVSMDLELQDIPGQLLLALKPISDFKGNLISVVHHHEKKTPRGTIPVQVQFEIKSDHLEDLVADLEERGVRVVSMDEKRFLEHGAVILIGHIVHTDIQDTIDQIDNTGYAEVVDLNLSMPKINMPSSASLKIDAVSKKELQAVIDLLKYIAKEKDLLVIEPVESQLRLME